In one Melaminivora jejuensis genomic region, the following are encoded:
- a CDS encoding YeeE/YedE thiosulfate transporter family protein, which translates to MLLWAGFLLGCAFGVAARLGRFCLARGLREWHGRPVDGAPALQAFALALAVALLASQTLAWAGLVDLGAAQVVRAKFSVPGVLLGGLLFGAGMALARNCGARALVLLAGGNLRALVTLLCLGLAAQATLTGVLAPLRQALQGWGMVALAQATLPGQLAALGLPAGAAILCAAAVPALALLGFALWRPALRHQPLQLLCAAAIGALVAAGWWITAQVGVDPFEPAPLTSLSFIGPVAEGLLFLQLAVGRAPSLGPAIVAGTLAGAAAAALITRSARWEGFDSPRRLAASACGGLLMGFGGVLAVGCSIGQGLSGLSTLALASLPACLGIAAGALGMLRLQSFFSSTHTEGASSCNAAIS; encoded by the coding sequence ATGCTGCTGTGGGCCGGATTCCTGCTGGGCTGCGCCTTCGGCGTCGCGGCTCGGTTGGGGCGTTTTTGCCTGGCGCGCGGCCTGCGCGAGTGGCACGGGCGACCCGTGGACGGTGCGCCGGCGCTGCAGGCCTTCGCCCTGGCCCTGGCCGTGGCGCTGCTGGCCTCGCAGACGCTGGCCTGGGCCGGCCTGGTGGATCTGGGCGCGGCGCAGGTCGTGCGAGCCAAGTTTTCCGTGCCCGGCGTGCTGCTGGGCGGCCTGCTGTTTGGCGCCGGCATGGCGCTGGCGCGCAACTGCGGCGCGCGCGCCCTGGTGCTGCTGGCTGGCGGCAATCTGCGCGCGCTGGTGACCCTGCTGTGCCTGGGCCTGGCAGCGCAGGCCACGCTGACCGGTGTGCTGGCCCCGCTGCGCCAGGCGCTGCAGGGTTGGGGCATGGTCGCCCTGGCGCAGGCCACGCTGCCCGGGCAACTGGCCGCCCTGGGCCTGCCGGCGGGCGCCGCCATTCTGTGCGCCGCCGCCGTGCCGGCGCTGGCGCTGCTTGGCTTTGCGCTGTGGCGCCCTGCGCTGCGCCACCAGCCCCTGCAGCTGCTGTGCGCCGCCGCCATCGGCGCGCTGGTGGCGGCCGGCTGGTGGATCACCGCCCAGGTCGGCGTGGACCCGTTCGAGCCCGCGCCCCTCACTTCGCTGAGCTTCATCGGCCCGGTGGCCGAGGGCCTGCTGTTCCTGCAGCTGGCCGTGGGCCGCGCACCCAGCCTGGGGCCGGCCATCGTGGCCGGTACGCTGGCGGGGGCGGCCGCCGCCGCGCTGATCACGCGCAGCGCGCGCTGGGAGGGCTTTGACAGCCCGAGGCGCCTGGCCGCCTCGGCCTGCGGCGGGCTGCTGATGGGCTTTGGCGGCGTGCTGGCCGTGGGCTGCTCCATCGGCCAGGGCCTGTCGGGCCTGTCCACGCTGGCACTGGCAAGTCTGCCCGCGTGCCTGGGCATCGCCGCGGGCGCCCTGGGCATGCTGCGCCTGCAATCTTTTTTCTCGTCAACCCACACGGAGGGAGCCTCGTCATGCAACGCCGCCATTTCCTGA
- a CDS encoding thiosulfate oxidation carrier protein SoxY, translated as MQRHPSRRALMAAGAALALPGAALAQAQSKAPLADALAPNPAAFRKAMADFTQGHVAQAEGLLLDVPTLADNPGAVPVKVKVTLPITEQDWCEEIIVLADLNPSPLACRLQFTAAAGTAEAAVRVRLSQSQTLHALARMKSGQLLAASQAVTVAASGCGM; from the coding sequence ATGCAACGACATCCTTCCCGCCGCGCGCTGATGGCTGCCGGCGCGGCGCTGGCCCTGCCGGGCGCGGCGCTGGCGCAGGCGCAGAGCAAGGCGCCGCTGGCTGACGCCCTGGCGCCCAACCCGGCGGCGTTCCGCAAGGCCATGGCCGACTTCACGCAGGGGCACGTGGCGCAGGCCGAGGGCCTGCTGCTGGACGTGCCCACGCTGGCCGACAACCCCGGCGCCGTGCCGGTGAAAGTGAAGGTGACCTTGCCCATCACCGAGCAGGACTGGTGCGAGGAGATCATCGTGCTGGCCGACCTGAACCCCTCGCCGCTGGCCTGCCGGCTGCAGTTCACGGCGGCCGCCGGCACGGCCGAGGCCGCGGTGCGAGTGCGCCTGTCGCAGTCGCAGACCCTCCACGCCCTGGCCCGCATGAAGAGCGGCCAGCTGCTGGCCGCCAGCCAGGCCGTCACCGTGGCCGCCAGCGGCTGCGGCATGTAA
- the soxZ gene encoding thiosulfate oxidation carrier complex protein SoxZ: protein MDRKPPRVWISNASPKAGEVLRVRAQIEHVMESGLRSDGAGKIRPRNIVTRFEARLGDALLFAWEPGISVAQNPYIEFTFVARTSGELKLLWKDDAGQSTSASKAITVA, encoded by the coding sequence ATGGACCGGAAACCACCCCGCGTCTGGATCAGCAACGCCAGCCCGAAGGCCGGCGAGGTGCTGCGTGTGCGCGCCCAGATCGAACACGTCATGGAAAGCGGCCTGCGCAGCGACGGCGCCGGCAAGATCCGCCCACGCAACATCGTCACGCGCTTCGAGGCGCGCCTGGGCGATGCACTGCTGTTCGCCTGGGAGCCTGGCATCTCCGTGGCGCAGAACCCCTACATCGAGTTCACCTTCGTGGCGCGCACCAGCGGCGAGCTGAAGCTGCTGTGGAAGGACGATGCGGGCCAGAGCACCAGCGCCTCCAAAGCCATTACGGTGGCCTGA
- a CDS encoding MCP four helix bundle domain-containing protein — translation MRIDDLRISSRLVLGFALLGLMVLAMVAAVWVQLSAMTGLFGDVAGTRMPRMVAANAIKEDVQVIGTSVRNMILMSDGAAIRAEDERIQRTQQRIAQRFAGLQQLLAGDAAAEAALARVQAARQAYEPLQEEARDLSASGQVFDAKELLVEKMHPAQQAYLGAIDALLAQQQGQLKQATGATMHEVVAAIARATALMGEISRASDEQRAGVAQIGEAIAQMDYVTQQNAALVEQVAASAGSLGSQAQELVNAVAVFRVDEAQATSAGLLRLSN, via the coding sequence ATGCGAATCGACGATCTGCGAATTTCTTCCCGCCTGGTGCTGGGCTTTGCCCTGCTGGGGCTGATGGTGCTGGCCATGGTGGCGGCGGTGTGGGTGCAGCTGTCGGCCATGACCGGGCTGTTCGGCGACGTGGCGGGCACGCGCATGCCGCGCATGGTGGCGGCCAACGCCATCAAGGAGGACGTGCAGGTCATCGGCACCAGCGTGCGCAACATGATCCTGATGAGCGACGGCGCCGCGATCCGCGCCGAGGACGAGCGCATCCAGCGCACGCAGCAGCGCATCGCACAACGCTTCGCCGGGCTGCAGCAGCTGCTGGCGGGCGACGCGGCCGCCGAGGCCGCGCTGGCCCGGGTGCAGGCCGCGCGCCAGGCCTACGAGCCGCTGCAGGAAGAGGCACGCGACCTGTCCGCCTCGGGCCAGGTGTTCGACGCCAAGGAGCTGCTGGTCGAGAAGATGCACCCGGCGCAGCAGGCCTACCTGGGTGCCATCGACGCGCTGCTGGCGCAGCAGCAGGGCCAGCTGAAGCAGGCCACCGGCGCCACCATGCACGAGGTGGTGGCGGCGATTGCCCGCGCCACGGCGCTCATGGGGGAGATCAGCCGCGCCAGCGACGAGCAGCGCGCCGGCGTGGCGCAGATCGGCGAGGCCATTGCGCAGATGGACTACGTCACCCAGCAAAACGCCGCGCTGGTGGAGCAGGTGGCGGCGTCGGCCGGCAGCCTGGGCAGCCAGGCGCAGGAGCTGGTGAACGCCGTGGCGGTGTTCCGGGTGGACGAGGCTCAGGCCACATCCGCCGGCTTGCTGAGACTATCGAATTGA
- a CDS encoding TRAP transporter large permease — protein sequence MNAAIIFFILAALMLTGMPVSISLGLTVLTFLFGFTDVPLESVALKLFTGIEKFEIMAIPFFILAGNFLTHGGVARRMINFATAMVGHWYGGLGLGGVLACALFAAVSGSSPATVVAIGSILLPAMVKAGFPNRFGAGVITTSGALGILIPPSIVMVMYAVATNTSVGALFMAGVVPGLVLALVLGGVTYFRARKYNYPRLPKASWGERWTAFRKSAWGLFLIIVVMGGIYAGIFTPTEAAAMSAVYAFIVAVFIYKDMGLKDVPRVLLSSANMSAMLLYIITNAVLFSFIMTNENIPQALADWMLGNGLGVIAFLLAVNVILLIAGNFMEPSSIMLIFAPILFPVAMKLGIDPIHFGIIMVVNMEVGMCHPPVGLNLYVASGITKMGITELTVAVWPWLLAMLGFLVVVTYVPELSLWFPRMLGML from the coding sequence GTGAACGCCGCCATCATCTTCTTCATCCTCGCGGCGCTGATGCTCACCGGTATGCCGGTGTCCATCTCGCTGGGCCTGACGGTTCTCACCTTCCTGTTCGGCTTCACCGACGTGCCGCTGGAGTCGGTGGCGCTCAAGCTGTTCACCGGCATCGAGAAGTTCGAGATCATGGCGATCCCGTTCTTCATCCTGGCGGGCAACTTCCTCACGCACGGCGGCGTGGCGCGGCGCATGATCAACTTCGCCACCGCCATGGTCGGGCACTGGTACGGTGGCCTGGGCCTGGGCGGCGTGCTGGCCTGCGCGCTGTTTGCGGCAGTGTCGGGCTCCAGCCCGGCCACGGTGGTGGCAATCGGCTCCATCTTGCTGCCGGCCATGGTCAAGGCGGGCTTTCCCAACCGCTTCGGCGCGGGAGTCATCACCACTTCGGGCGCTTTAGGCATCCTGATCCCGCCGTCCATCGTCATGGTGATGTATGCCGTGGCGACCAATACCTCGGTGGGCGCGCTCTTCATGGCCGGCGTGGTGCCGGGCCTGGTGCTGGCCCTGGTGCTGGGCGGCGTGACCTACTTTCGCGCACGCAAGTACAACTACCCGCGTCTGCCCAAGGCGTCCTGGGGTGAGCGCTGGACGGCGTTTCGCAAGTCGGCCTGGGGGCTGTTTCTGATCATCGTGGTCATGGGCGGCATCTACGCCGGCATCTTCACGCCGACCGAAGCCGCTGCCATGAGCGCCGTCTATGCCTTCATCGTGGCCGTGTTCATCTACAAGGACATGGGCCTCAAGGACGTGCCGCGCGTGCTGCTGTCCTCGGCCAACATGAGCGCCATGCTGCTGTACATCATCACCAACGCGGTGCTGTTCAGCTTCATCATGACCAACGAGAACATCCCGCAGGCGCTGGCCGACTGGATGCTGGGCAACGGCCTGGGCGTGATCGCCTTCCTGCTGGCGGTGAACGTGATCCTCTTGATTGCCGGCAACTTCATGGAGCCGTCGTCCATCATGCTGATCTTCGCGCCCATCCTGTTCCCGGTGGCCATGAAGCTGGGCATCGATCCCATCCACTTCGGCATCATCATGGTGGTCAACATGGAAGTCGGCATGTGCCACCCGCCCGTAGGCCTGAACCTGTACGTGGCCTCGGGCATCACCAAGATGGGCATCACCGAGCTCACCGTGGCCGTCTGGCCGTGGCTGCTGGCCATGCTGGGCTTCCTGGTCGTGGTCACCTACGTGCCCGAGCTGAGCCTGTGGTTCCCGCGCATGTTGGGCATGCTCTGA
- a CDS encoding TRAP transporter small permease translates to MKILDHLEEWLITFLMGAATLIVFVAVLHRYTAGYAIPGLQDWLLSINMTWAQELTIIMFVWMAKFGAAYGVRTGIHVGVDVFINRMGKSARGKFIIFGMGAGALFTGIVAIMGATFVWDNGAHYAIFNFLGLNVEELIEGPTTPDLEWPTWTVYSAIPLGSGLMCFRFLQVMWGFIRTGELPHHDHGHVEGLEETPEEGAAQNTEFYSLQDNLHPDEDRPGPGGRNADRNAGERK, encoded by the coding sequence ATGAAAATCCTCGATCACCTGGAAGAGTGGCTGATCACCTTCTTGATGGGCGCTGCCACGCTCATCGTCTTCGTCGCGGTGCTGCACCGTTACACCGCCGGCTATGCCATCCCGGGCCTGCAGGACTGGCTGCTGTCCATCAACATGACCTGGGCGCAGGAGCTGACCATCATCATGTTCGTGTGGATGGCCAAGTTCGGCGCGGCCTACGGCGTGCGCACCGGCATCCACGTGGGCGTGGACGTGTTCATCAACCGCATGGGCAAGAGCGCGCGCGGCAAGTTCATCATCTTCGGCATGGGCGCGGGCGCGCTGTTCACCGGCATCGTGGCCATCATGGGCGCCACCTTCGTCTGGGACAACGGCGCGCACTACGCCATCTTCAACTTCCTGGGGCTGAACGTGGAGGAGCTGATCGAAGGCCCCACCACGCCCGACCTGGAGTGGCCGACCTGGACGGTCTACAGCGCCATTCCGCTGGGCAGCGGCCTGATGTGCTTTCGCTTCCTGCAGGTGATGTGGGGCTTCATCCGCACCGGCGAGCTGCCGCACCACGACCACGGCCACGTCGAGGGCCTGGAGGAGACGCCCGAGGAGGGAGCGGCGCAGAACACCGAGTTCTACAGCCTGCAGGACAACCTGCACCCCGATGAAGACCGCCCCGGCCCGGGCGGCAGGAATGCAGACCGCAACGCAGGAGAGCGCAAGTGA
- a CDS encoding TRAP transporter substrate-binding protein has translation MRFSLKTTLACALLAVGATVAHAQTVIKFSHVVAQDTPKGKAAEFFAKKAGELTQGKVKVEVYANSALYKDKEEMEALQLGSVQMLAPSLAKFGPLGVKEFEVFDLPFIFDNRDDLHKVTTGEVGAKLMKKLQTRGITGLAFWDNGFKVFSANKPLHAVTDYKGLKYRIQSSKVLEEEIRALGGIPQVIAFGETYQALQTGVVDATENPPSNFYTQKMHEVQKHLSMTNHGYLGYAVIVNKKFWDGLDATVRGQLEDAMRQATAYANQIAQDENDQSLEAVKKSGKTTIYTPTPEERAALKKALVPVHDKMSGRIGKEIIQDVYKATGFDPKKL, from the coding sequence ATGCGTTTTTCCCTCAAGACCACCCTGGCCTGCGCCCTGCTGGCCGTGGGCGCCACCGTTGCCCACGCGCAAACGGTGATCAAGTTCAGCCACGTCGTGGCCCAGGACACGCCCAAGGGCAAGGCGGCCGAGTTCTTCGCCAAGAAGGCTGGTGAATTGACCCAGGGCAAGGTCAAGGTCGAGGTCTATGCCAACAGCGCCCTGTACAAGGACAAGGAAGAGATGGAAGCGCTGCAGCTGGGCTCGGTGCAGATGCTGGCGCCGTCGCTGGCCAAGTTCGGCCCGCTGGGCGTCAAGGAGTTCGAGGTCTTCGACCTGCCCTTCATCTTCGACAACCGCGACGATCTGCACAAGGTCACCACCGGCGAAGTGGGCGCCAAGCTGATGAAGAAGCTGCAGACGCGCGGCATCACCGGCCTGGCCTTCTGGGACAACGGCTTCAAGGTCTTCTCGGCCAACAAGCCGCTGCACGCCGTGACCGACTACAAGGGCCTCAAATACCGCATCCAGTCGTCCAAGGTGCTGGAGGAGGAAATCCGCGCCCTGGGCGGCATCCCCCAGGTGATTGCCTTCGGCGAGACCTACCAGGCGCTGCAGACCGGCGTCGTGGACGCCACCGAGAACCCGCCGTCCAATTTCTACACGCAGAAGATGCACGAGGTGCAAAAGCACCTGTCCATGACCAACCACGGCTACCTGGGCTATGCGGTCATCGTCAACAAGAAGTTCTGGGATGGCCTGGATGCCACCGTGCGCGGCCAGCTGGAGGACGCCATGCGCCAGGCCACGGCGTATGCCAACCAGATTGCCCAGGACGAGAACGACCAGTCGCTGGAGGCAGTGAAGAAGAGCGGCAAGACCACCATCTACACGCCCACGCCCGAGGAGCGCGCCGCGCTGAAGAAGGCCCTGGTGCCGGTACACGACAAGATGTCCGGCCGCATCGGCAAGGAAATCATCCAGGACGTGTACAAGGCTACCGGCTTCGATCCCAAGAAGCTGTGA
- a CDS encoding DctP family TRAP transporter solute-binding subunit produces the protein MQAAATRRRLVQALGLAALPRLGAAAAAAGRARVTLRLSHVVAQQTPKGLALEHFRERVQALSQGDIQVVIHPNSLLYGDEDEMQALQLGAVDMLAPSLSKFGPIGFPEFELFDLPFLFDDAEQVQRVKQGAVGQELLALLARQRLVGLGYLDNGFKHMSANRPLLAPEDFVGLRVRIQSSRVIAHQMRALGARPVVLSFGETRRALAARVVDGTENPISNFWTQNMHQVQTDMSLTAHGYLGYCIVVHERFWRQLAPGDRALIGQALAESLAWGSAMAQRANEQDLAALRASSATRVHELDAVQRQRLRHATRSVHEGLAARIGEEWIRRIRGAAAASV, from the coding sequence ATGCAAGCTGCTGCCACCCGCCGCCGTCTGGTGCAGGCCCTGGGCCTGGCGGCGCTGCCGCGCCTGGGCGCAGCGGCGGCGGCAGCGGGCCGGGCGCGCGTGACGCTGCGCCTGTCGCACGTCGTGGCGCAGCAGACGCCCAAGGGGCTGGCGCTGGAGCATTTCCGCGAGCGCGTGCAGGCTCTCAGCCAGGGTGACATCCAGGTCGTGATCCACCCCAATTCGCTGCTGTACGGCGACGAGGACGAGATGCAGGCGCTGCAGCTGGGCGCGGTGGACATGCTGGCGCCCTCGCTGTCCAAGTTCGGGCCGATCGGCTTTCCCGAGTTCGAGCTGTTCGACCTGCCCTTCCTGTTCGACGATGCCGAGCAGGTGCAGCGCGTCAAGCAGGGCGCCGTGGGCCAGGAGCTGCTGGCCCTGCTGGCACGCCAGCGCCTGGTCGGGCTGGGCTATCTGGACAACGGCTTCAAGCACATGAGCGCCAACCGCCCGCTGCTGGCGCCCGAGGACTTTGTCGGCCTGCGCGTGCGCATCCAGTCCTCGCGCGTGATTGCGCACCAGATGCGCGCCCTGGGTGCGCGGCCTGTGGTGCTGTCCTTTGGCGAGACGCGCCGGGCGCTGGCCGCGCGCGTGGTCGATGGCACGGAAAACCCGATCTCCAACTTCTGGACGCAGAACATGCACCAGGTGCAGACCGACATGAGCCTGACGGCGCATGGCTATCTGGGCTACTGCATCGTGGTGCATGAGCGCTTCTGGCGCCAGCTGGCGCCGGGCGACCGGGCGCTGATCGGCCAGGCGCTGGCCGAATCCCTGGCCTGGGGCAGCGCCATGGCCCAGCGTGCCAACGAGCAGGATTTGGCGGCCCTGCGCGCCAGCAGCGCCACGCGTGTGCATGAGCTGGACGCCGTGCAGCGCCAGCGCCTGCGCCACGCCACGCGCAGCGTCCATGAGGGTCTGGCGGCGCGCATCGGCGAGGAGTGGATACGCCGCATCCGGGGTGCGGCTGCGGCGTCTGTCTGA
- a CDS encoding two-component system sensor histidine kinase NtrB, translated as MVTIIWTPFCPCPARPAPSALPFAAVPLSQPPPAEDFALLHASTRHLPDRSRWTVLWMMGLAVLIVAAVVTLGWYLNRFESEEEERRQGADAQWLEQSVQFHFRRLESDVAQLARQAALHPHAPDAAGPDAARESAPDSEPAGLLLRAPGVVTARAWLASEGRSSGDVAIWQADVLRHEANQQALQTLEDIAHGLRRASYAGPMQREDGSSTDLLWLAVPYFDGARMIGMYAVQLAMREAVDALLPPWFAQKQGVRLVVDADQAALAPAAGRQPAPYRTVMNLPGADLLLEVVPQGPQASAVPRVFFVVALMFLVGMLAALAALRRDFGKRQQVQQRLQAEVALRTAMERSVTIGMRAWDMDGRILYVNQAFCTMLGYRSEELRGTSAPLPYWPPEQTAQLAALHEAVIRHGTQGQGVEAQFRHRSGHLVDVLIHEAPLTAADGTQIGWMSSILDISERKRAQRLAASQQEKLEASARLVAVGEVASTLAHELNQPLGALASFANGLVNRLARGSIPPDELAAVAQRMARLAERAGGVTQRVNAFARRRELNLRRLDLVALVRRAAANLQDDARAALQLLLPSAPVWVQGDELLLEHLIHNLCSNALDWARRGGRTPQVQLRLALSADTPQQACLAVADSGPGVPEEAQTRIFDAFYSTKDGGMGMGLAICRSIAEAHHGRILVGHDALLGGALFTAELPLAPACTSFASTA; from the coding sequence ATGGTGACTATTATCTGGACGCCGTTTTGCCCCTGCCCTGCGCGCCCTGCGCCGAGCGCCCTGCCGTTTGCCGCCGTGCCCCTGAGCCAACCACCCCCAGCCGAAGATTTCGCGCTGCTGCACGCCAGCACGCGCCACCTGCCCGACCGCAGCCGCTGGACAGTGCTGTGGATGATGGGTCTGGCGGTGCTGATCGTGGCCGCAGTGGTCACCCTGGGCTGGTACCTGAACCGCTTCGAGAGCGAGGAAGAGGAGCGCCGCCAGGGTGCGGATGCGCAATGGCTGGAGCAAAGCGTGCAGTTCCACTTTCGCCGCCTGGAGAGCGACGTGGCCCAGCTGGCGCGCCAGGCCGCCCTGCACCCGCACGCCCCGGACGCCGCCGGGCCGGACGCCGCCCGCGAGTCCGCGCCCGACAGCGAGCCAGCCGGCCTGCTGCTGCGCGCCCCCGGGGTGGTGACGGCGCGCGCCTGGCTGGCCAGCGAAGGCCGCAGCAGCGGCGACGTGGCCATCTGGCAGGCCGACGTGCTGCGCCACGAGGCCAACCAGCAGGCGCTGCAGACACTGGAGGACATCGCCCACGGCCTGCGCCGCGCCAGCTACGCCGGCCCCATGCAGCGCGAGGACGGCAGCAGCACCGACCTGCTGTGGCTGGCCGTGCCCTACTTCGACGGCGCACGCATGATCGGCATGTACGCGGTACAGCTGGCCATGCGCGAAGCGGTCGATGCCCTGCTGCCGCCGTGGTTCGCGCAAAAGCAGGGCGTGCGCCTGGTGGTCGATGCCGACCAGGCAGCACTGGCGCCGGCGGCGGGGCGCCAGCCGGCGCCCTACCGCACCGTGATGAACCTGCCCGGAGCCGACCTGCTGCTGGAAGTCGTGCCGCAGGGGCCACAGGCCTCTGCCGTGCCGCGCGTGTTCTTCGTGGTGGCGCTGATGTTCCTGGTGGGGATGCTGGCGGCGCTGGCCGCGCTGCGGCGCGACTTCGGCAAGCGCCAGCAGGTGCAGCAGCGCCTGCAAGCCGAAGTGGCGCTGCGCACCGCCATGGAGCGCTCGGTCACCATCGGGATGCGCGCCTGGGACATGGATGGGCGCATCCTGTACGTCAACCAGGCCTTTTGCACCATGCTCGGCTACCGCAGCGAGGAGTTGCGCGGCACAAGCGCCCCGCTGCCCTATTGGCCACCTGAGCAGACGGCGCAACTGGCGGCGCTGCACGAGGCGGTCATCCGCCACGGCACCCAGGGCCAGGGCGTGGAGGCGCAGTTCCGCCACCGCAGCGGCCACCTGGTGGACGTGCTGATCCACGAAGCGCCCCTGACCGCCGCCGACGGCACGCAGATCGGCTGGATGAGCTCCATCCTGGACATCAGCGAGAGAAAGCGCGCCCAGCGCCTGGCCGCCTCGCAGCAGGAAAAGCTCGAAGCCTCGGCGCGCCTGGTGGCCGTGGGCGAGGTGGCCTCGACGCTGGCGCACGAGCTCAACCAGCCCCTGGGCGCGCTGGCCAGCTTTGCCAACGGCCTGGTCAACCGGCTGGCGCGCGGCAGCATCCCGCCGGACGAGCTGGCCGCCGTAGCCCAGCGCATGGCCCGCCTGGCCGAGCGCGCCGGCGGCGTGACCCAGCGCGTCAACGCCTTTGCCCGCCGGCGCGAGCTAAACCTCAGGCGCCTGGATCTGGTGGCGCTGGTGCGCCGCGCCGCCGCCAACCTCCAGGACGACGCCAGGGCCGCACTGCAGCTGCTGCTGCCGTCCGCCCCCGTGTGGGTGCAGGGCGACGAGCTGCTGCTGGAGCACCTGATCCACAACCTGTGCAGCAACGCCCTGGACTGGGCCCGGCGCGGCGGGCGCACGCCGCAGGTGCAGCTGCGCCTGGCCCTGAGCGCCGACACGCCGCAGCAGGCCTGCCTGGCCGTGGCCGACAGCGGCCCGGGCGTGCCCGAGGAGGCGCAAACGCGCATCTTCGACGCCTTCTACAGCACCAAGGACGGCGGCATGGGCATGGGCCTGGCGATCTGCCGCTCCATCGCCGAGGCGCACCACGGGCGTATCCTCGTGGGCCACGACGCGCTGCTGGGCGGCGCGCTGTTCACTGCCGAGCTGCCGCTGGCGCCGGCCTGCACCTCCTTTGCTTCGACCGCATGA
- a CDS encoding response regulator transcription factor: MTSAPLHAVDIHIVDDDADVRDGLAWLFDSRGWQTRTWAGGPELLAAVQPSVASGDWGLAVVLLDVRMQPLSGPLTFEQLKRLGCPWPVLFLTGHGDVGTAVEAVKNGAWDFLEKPFQDNMLVDRVEQAMQAALRASDAEREAQRLRQALASLSPREREVLGELLRGHYNKNIAEHLGITARTVEFHRANIFEKMGVESAIELAHKLGRLAPWGEGH, from the coding sequence ATGACCTCCGCGCCCCTGCACGCCGTGGACATCCACATCGTTGACGACGACGCCGACGTGCGCGACGGCCTGGCCTGGCTGTTCGACTCGCGCGGCTGGCAGACACGCACCTGGGCCGGCGGCCCCGAATTGCTGGCCGCCGTGCAGCCAAGCGTGGCCAGCGGCGACTGGGGCCTGGCTGTGGTGCTGCTGGACGTGCGTATGCAGCCGCTGTCCGGGCCGCTGACCTTCGAGCAGCTCAAACGCCTGGGCTGCCCCTGGCCGGTACTGTTCCTGACCGGGCATGGCGACGTCGGCACGGCCGTGGAGGCAGTCAAGAACGGCGCCTGGGATTTTCTGGAAAAGCCCTTCCAGGACAACATGCTGGTCGATCGCGTCGAGCAGGCCATGCAGGCCGCGCTGCGCGCGAGCGACGCCGAGCGCGAGGCGCAGCGCCTGCGCCAGGCGCTGGCCTCCCTGAGTCCGCGCGAGCGCGAGGTGCTGGGGGAGCTGCTGCGCGGGCACTACAACAAGAACATCGCCGAGCACCTGGGCATCACCGCGCGCACAGTGGAGTTCCACCGCGCCAACATCTTCGAGAAGATGGGCGTGGAGTCGGCCATCGAGCTGGCGCACAAGCTGGGGCGGCTGGCGCCCTGGGGCGAGGGGCATTGA
- a CDS encoding AraC family transcriptional regulator, which translates to MTLQATVSMNWVDTVLGAAERQGVARTDLLARAGIAAEELARERWPIDHITRLWRAAALMTQDAGFGLKAGQHVGPHSFAAISRLLAASPTLRQAIAAVQRYQRLISDGGRFQAVAGAEASWLVYHPRQGSLAFSPHQIEAVLAAVVSFAGWVRGLPVQPLVVQFSQPRLGPLAGYRAAFDCPVRFEQAFSGVLLANAVLDAPLPRADARAQRLHGRDAAARLAALGSGPQLAQELRAWLLAELQSAQLPTRAQAARVLLISERTLARRMKDAGLSFSGLLDQARRELALAAAADGSRSLAEIGQSLGYAEPAVFWRAFRRWTGCTPGQWRQRQDVEP; encoded by the coding sequence TTGACCTTGCAGGCCACGGTCTCCATGAACTGGGTGGACACGGTGCTGGGCGCCGCCGAGCGCCAGGGCGTGGCGCGCACCGATCTGCTGGCGCGCGCCGGCATTGCCGCCGAGGAGCTGGCGCGCGAGCGCTGGCCCATCGACCACATCACCCGGCTGTGGCGTGCGGCGGCGCTGATGACGCAGGATGCGGGCTTTGGCCTCAAGGCCGGCCAGCACGTCGGGCCGCACAGCTTTGCCGCCATCAGCCGGCTACTGGCAGCCTCGCCCACGCTGCGCCAGGCGATTGCCGCCGTGCAGCGCTACCAGCGCCTGATCAGCGATGGTGGGCGCTTTCAGGCCGTGGCCGGGGCCGAGGCCAGTTGGCTGGTCTATCACCCGCGCCAGGGCAGCCTGGCCTTCAGCCCGCACCAGATCGAGGCCGTGCTGGCGGCGGTGGTCAGCTTTGCCGGCTGGGTGCGCGGCCTGCCGGTGCAGCCGCTGGTGGTGCAGTTCAGCCAGCCGCGCCTGGGGCCGCTGGCGGGCTACCGGGCGGCATTCGATTGCCCGGTGCGCTTCGAGCAGGCCTTCAGCGGCGTGCTGCTCGCCAACGCCGTGCTGGACGCCCCCCTGCCGCGCGCCGACGCCCGCGCCCAGCGCCTGCATGGCCGCGATGCGGCGGCGCGGCTGGCCGCACTGGGCAGTGGGCCGCAGCTGGCGCAGGAGCTGCGCGCCTGGCTGCTGGCCGAGCTGCAGTCGGCGCAGCTGCCCACGCGCGCCCAGGCGGCGCGGGTGCTGCTGATCAGCGAGCGCACCCTGGCGCGGCGCATGAAGGATGCCGGCCTGAGCTTTTCCGGGCTGCTCGACCAGGCGCGGCGCGAACTGGCACTGGCCGCCGCCGCAGACGGCAGCCGCAGCCTGGCGGAGATCGGCCAGTCGCTGGGCTACGCCGAGCCGGCGGTGTTCTGGCGCGCCTTCCGGCGCTGGACGGGCTGCACGCCGGGGCAATGGCGGCAGCGGCAGGACGTGGAGCCTTGA